Sequence from the Leptospira johnsonii genome:
CTTGGTAAGTCACACCACCCACGCGGCGGGATTTAACTTCCACCTGAGGTTTAACGTTTTCTAATGCTTCTTTAAAAGTAACATAAGGATCGTTTCCGGTCTTTTTTTGGATCAGATCCAGAGCATCATAAAATAAAGATTCTGCTACGGATTTTTTTCCGTCCAACATCAAGCAGTTGATAAACTTCGCGATGTTTGCATCTCCATAAACCGAATCCGGTTGGATCTTGCGTGGTTCTACTTTTCCTCTTCTTCTAGACATTCCTAATAACTCCCTTACGCCTTAGGTTTTTTCGTTCCGTATTTAGAACGACTCTTACGACGTTTGTCGATACCGAGAGTATCCAAGGTACCACGGATAATATGATAACGAACCCCTGGAAGGTCTTTTACCCTTCCCCCGCGGATCAGAACAACGTTGTGCTCTTGCAGGTTATGTCCCTCACCGGGAATATAAGCGGTCACTTCGATACCGGTTGTTAAACGAACCCTTGCGACTTTTCTTAAAGCCGAGTTCGGTTTTTTCGGTGTGAAGGTAGTCACCTTCGTGCAAACTCCCCGACGTTGGGGGGAACTTTTTAATGCAGGAGATTTAGATTTGTTAACCTGTTTCTTCCTGCCATGACGTATAAGTTGGCTAATTGTAGGCATGAGTTTCTTCTTTTTAGCAGGCCGGTGACCTATTTTACCAGTTCTACCGACCCTGCTCTATTGTAAAGCTTTCCTTTAATTCTCGTTGTCTTCCGGTATGGCCATCGGAATTTCTTCCTCTTCCACTTCCAGAGGACGATCTAGATCCCCGTAAGTTTCTTTAAACACCGCGACGTCGCGATATTTTCTCATTCCGGTTCCAGCAGGGATCATGTGACCGATGATTACGTTCTCTTTAAGTCCCGCTAAGTTATCGGTCTTTCCTTTGATTGCAGCGTCAGTTAGCACCTTGGTTGTTTCCTGGAAGGAAGCAGCCGAGAAGAACGACTCTGTATTCAAAGATGCTTTCGTTAAACCTAATAGGATCGGAACGCATTGCGCAGGAGATCCACCTTCTGCAATTACCCTTCTGTTTTCTTCCATGAAAACAAAACGGTCAACTTGCTGTTGGTTTACGAAAGAAGTATCTCCGGAATCGGTGATTAAAACTTTACGCATCATCTGACGAACGACTACTTCGATATGCTTATCGTTGATATGCACCCCTTGTAGTCTGTAAACCTCTTGGACCTCTTGCACTAAATATACTTGGAGTGCAGTAACACCCTTTACTCTCAAGATATCGTGTGGATCCAGGTTTCCGTCGTCTAACTGGTCTCCTCGTTTAACGAAGTCCCCGTGACGAACGCGTAATTGTTTTCCGATCGGAATAGTTACTTTTACTTTATCCAGTTCTTCGTTGTCCGGAACGATATAGAGAACTCGTTTTTCTTTTACGATCTCTCCGTTATCTTCAATCTTACCGTCGGTTTCCGCAAGAGTAGTCGCGTCTTTTGGACGACGAGCTTCGAAAAGTTCGTCTACCCTTGGAAGACCACCGGTAATATCCCGGGTCTTTTCGGCAACGGTTGGGATTTTGAAGAGAATATCTCCTGCTTTTACTTTATCCCCATTTTGAATGGAGATGATCGCATCAACAGGTACCAGATATTCTTCTTTGCTTCCTCCGGAAGTCACAACGACTCTCGGAACTAGCTTCTCACGACGTTGCTCTATCACTTTATAATTAACGTTAGAGGTTTTAACGTCCTCGTCCCTACGAACGTTCTTACCGACTTCCAGATCCACCCAAGAGGCGATTCCTTCAATTTCAGTAACACCGATCTCGTTGAACGGGTCGAATTCTCCTAATGCTTGGTTTGCTTCAGTGATCTGTCCGACTTTTACGTTCAGAGTGGTAGAAGTTTTTACAGGAACAACCGCTTCTTCTCCCAGAATTCTGAAGAGTCCGTCTGCGATCTTTACTGTTCCTGGAGCTTCGGAAGTTACGTTCTCTCCGGAAGCAAGAGTTGCAACCAACTCTCCTTTATCCACTTTCTGTCCGTTTTCAACTCTAAGGTTGGTTAGGTCGGAAGAATTGAACTGTTGGATCAATCTTTGTACTACGATGGATCCACGACGAGAGAAGATCAAACCTCTATCAGTAGTTTGTAAAGTTCTACCGTTGATAGAATTTACGATCGCGCGATATCCTACCTTGTGTTCCTTCTCTTGTACTTTTGCGGAAGCTGCACCACCGATGTGGAATGTTCTCATTGTAAGCTGAGTTCCAGGCTGACCGATTGACTGAGCTGCGATGGTTCCTACTGCTTCTCCGATCTCCGCAGGAGTCAGACGAGCCATATCCATTCCGTAACATTTAATACAGATTCCCCAACGAGCTTCGCAGGTTAAAGGAGAACGAACTTTGATTTTTTCGTAACCAAGGTTCTCCAGTTTTTGTCCTACTTCTCTTGTGATCAAAGATCCTTTAGGGTAAACCACACTTTCAGTAACCGGGTCAACGATGTCCTCAGAAGTGTAACGTCCGAATACACGGTCGCTTAGAGAAACGATAACGTTCTCTCCTTCTTTTACGGTTCCAAGAGTAATACACTCTTCCGTTCCGCAATCTTCCTCTGCAACGATAACGTCTTGGGAAATATCCACCAAACGACGAGTCAGGTAACCCGCGTCCGCAGTTTTTAACGCGGTATCCGCAAGACCTTTACGTGCACCGTGAGTGGAGATAAAGAATTCAAGAACGCTTAACCCCTCGCGGAAGTTAGAACGGATCGCTAATTCGATGATCTCACCGGAAGGTTTCGCCATCAAACCGCGCATACCAGCCAACTGACGGATCTGTTGTTTAGATCCACGAGCTCCGGAAGCAGCCATAATGAAGACAGGGTTATATCCGCCCTTGTCTTTTTCCAATTCTTTGAACATGGAATCAGTGATGAGGTCGTTGGTCTTAGTCCAGATCTCGATCACTTTTTTCTTACGTTCTTCGTTGGTGATAATACCTTTACGATATTCTCCGTCGGCTCTTTCTACTTCTTTGTTAGCATCGCCAACTAAAGTAACTTTACCCGGAGACACTCTAATGTCTTCGATGGAGATAGTCGGGCTGAAGATTGTTGCATAACGATATCCTAATTTCTTAATATCGTCCAACATTAGAACGGTTTGAGCCGGTCCGTATTTCTCATAAACTTCCGCAATGATCCTGTTGGTCTCTTTATCAGAGAGCGCACGGTTCACATAAGGATATCCTTCCGGAAGAACCGTATTGAAGATCAAACGACCTGCAGTTGTCTCCAGAATCTTTCCTTGGTGAAGAACGGAAATTTTAGTTCTATACTCGATTACCCCTCTATCGATCGCGTAAGTAACCTCGTCCAGGTTCGCGAATGATTTAAGAGGAACTCCTGCTTCGGTTGGAAGTTCAGAAGTTAGATAATAAATTCCGAGTACGATATCCTGAGTAGGTCCGCAGATCGGGTGACCGTTCGCAGGGTTCAGGATATTGTGAGGAGAAAGCATGAGCATCCATACTTCCAACTGAGCTTTTGGAGTCAGTGGAACGTGGATCGCCATCTGGTCCCCGTCAAAGTCAGCGTTGAATGCATGACATACAAGAGGGTGAAGTTTGATCGCTTTTCCTTCTACAAGGACCGGAAGGAATGCTTGGATCCCTAAACGGTGAAGAGTAGGAGCACGGTTCAACATGACCGGGTGCTCTTTCACTACTGTTTCCAGAACGTCGAAAACTTCTTTCTCTTCCGCTTCTACTTTTTTCTTAGCGGATTTGATGTTTGGAGCCAGGTCCAGATCCACCAAACGTTTCATTATAAAAGGCTTAAATAGTTCGAGAGCCATCTTCTTAGGAAGACCCATCTCATGGTATTTCAGCTCTGGGCCGACTACGATCACGGAACGACCGGAGTAGTCCACACGCTTACCGAGTAGGTTTTGGCGGAAACGTCCCTGCTTTCCTTTCAACATGTCTGAAATGGATTTTAGAGGTCTGTTCCCCTTACCTTTTACGGTACGTTTGCGGCGGCTATTATCGAATAACGCGTCAACCGCTTCTTGGAGCATACGTTTTTCGTTACGAACGATGATCTCAGGAGCTTTTAACGCGAGAAGGCGTTTTAGACGGTTGTTTCTGTTGATAACACGACGATATAAGTCGTTCAAGTCGGAGGTAGCAAAACGTCCACCTTCCAACTGAACCATTGGACGAAGTTCAGGTGGAATGACCGGAACCACGTCTAGAACCATCCATTCAGGACGGTTTCCTGAATCGCGGAAAGCTTCTAATACTTCCAAACGTTTCAGAATTCTTTTATCGGAAATCTTTTCTTTTTCTTGGATCTTTTGGCGAATGATACGAGCTTCTGCGTCAACGTCGATACGAGAAAGGAGTTCTTTGATCGCATCAGCACCGATACCTGCAACAAACTTGTCGCCGTATTCGTCTAGGTAAGCGTGATATTCTTCTTCGTCGATAAGTTCACCACGATTTCTTCCGGTATCAGCCGGATCGATGATCACGTATTTTTCGAAATAAAGAACGCTCTTGAGCTGATTGATGGTCATGTCCAAGAGAAGTCCCATTCTGGAAGGAACGGAACGATAGTACCAGATATGAGAAACCGGTGCTGCGAGTTCGATATGACCCATACGCTCACGACGAACTTTGGAGTGAGTTACCTCAACGCCACATTTGTCGCAAACCACACCCTTGTAACGGATGGACTTGAATTTTCCGCAGTAACATTCCCAGTCCTTAGTAGTTCCGAAAATTTTCTCACAGAAAAGACCGTCTCTCTCGGGCTTCAGAGTACGGTAGTTGATTGTCTCAGGTTTTTTTACTTCTCCGTAAGACCATTCTTTGATCCTTTCCGGAGACGCTAATCTGATTGTTATTGATTCAAAATCGTTATTGGATCTCATGCTACCTTTCTTCCCTTAGGCGTTCTCGATCGTTTCGAACTTAATCTTCTTCTTGCTCTTGGAATATTCGTCTTCGTAGTCGGAGATATCAACGCTGTTACCTTCCGAGTCGGTGATGACGATATCCAATGCAAGACCCCTGAGTTCCTGCACCAATACGTTGAAGGATTCCGGAATTCCAGGTTTAATGGAATGGATCCCTTTAACGATAGCTTCATAGATTCTTGCTCTTCCGAGCATATCGTCCGACTTGATGGTAAGAAGTTCCTGAAGAGTATGAGAAGCGCCGTAAGCTTCGAGAGCCCAGACCTCCATCTCTCCCAAACGCTGACCACCGAATTGAGCCTTTCCTCCCAGAGGTTGTTGAGTAACCAAGGAGTAAGGTCCGGTAGAACGAGCGTGTATCTTATCGTCCACCAAGTGAGCGAGTTTCAACATGTAGATGTAACCGCAGAATACCTCATTCATGAAAGGTAAACCGGTACGTCCGTCGTATAATTTGAATTTAGAGCTGAGAGGAAGATTTGCTTCTTTGCAATACTTCTCTACGTCCGCTTCTGTAGCTCCGTCGAACACAGGAGTTTCGAAATTGATACCCAGTTTGCTTGCAGCAAGTCCGAGCTGAGTTTCGAAGATCTGTCCCAAGTTCATACGAGAAGGAACACCTAACGGGTTCAGAACGATATCCATTGGAGTACCGTCTTCCATGTAAGGCATGTCTTCTTCTGCCATGATACGTGCAACGACACCCTTGTTACCGTGGCGTCCTGCCATTTTATCTCCGACCAGAAGTTTACGTTTACGAGCTACGAAAACTTTCACCATTTCTTCTACGCCAGCAGGAAGTTCATCCCCCTTCTCGCGTGAGAAACGTTTGATATCGATTACAGTTCCTTCGAAACCGTTCGGCATACGAAGAGAAGAATCTCTTACTTCCTTCGCTTTTTCACCGAAGATGGAGTGAAGAAGTTTGTATTCCGGAGTCAGGTCTGTTTCGCCTTTCGGAGTCACCATACCAACCAGGATATCTCCCGGTTTTACTTCTGCACCGATACGGATTACACCTGTCTCATCCAGATCACGGAAAGCTTTGTCCGAAAGATTCGGAATATCTCTTGTGATCTGTTCTTGTCCAAGCTTGGTCTCTCTTGCTTGGATCTCGAATTCTTCTATATGGATAGAAGAGAAAATATCGTCTTTTACAACTTTTTCGGAGATTAGGATCGCATCCTCGAAATTGTAACCTTCCCAAGGCATGAAAGCCACAAGAACGTTACGTCCGAGCGCGAGAGTTCCATTATCTACCGCAGGGCCGTCTGCAAGAACAGTTCCCTTTTGTAGAATGTTCCCGTTCTCATCCATTCTTTCACCGGAAACGATCTGACCTGCGATAGTAGTTCCTCTACGAACTTCTTCGCCGTTAGAAACGATCGGTTGGTATTGTTTGTTTCCTGAGATCAGATTGTATTCACGAACACTTCCGTTGTCCGCAGTTACTTCTATCTTTTCTTTTCCGACTTTAGTAACTTTACCGTCGATCTCTGAGTGAACCACTCCAACTACCGGAGTTTGGTTGAAACAAGTACCTTGGTTGGTTTTCTTAAATTTAGTAAGATCGTAAGTGTCGGATTCTTTTCCGCCCTTGCGCTCGATTACTACCTTCTCCGCATCAACGTATGTAACCACACCGTCTTGTTTAGAGATGATACAAATACGAGAATCGTAAGCCGCGCGAGTTTCCATTCCTGTTCCCACGAAAGGAGCTTCTTGGCGAAGAAGAGGAACCGCCTGACGTTGCATGTTAGAACCCATGAGC
This genomic interval carries:
- the rpoC gene encoding DNA-directed RNA polymerase subunit beta', which produces MRSNNDFESITIRLASPERIKEWSYGEVKKPETINYRTLKPERDGLFCEKIFGTTKDWECYCGKFKSIRYKGVVCDKCGVEVTHSKVRRERMGHIELAAPVSHIWYYRSVPSRMGLLLDMTINQLKSVLYFEKYVIIDPADTGRNRGELIDEEEYHAYLDEYGDKFVAGIGADAIKELLSRIDVDAEARIIRQKIQEKEKISDKRILKRLEVLEAFRDSGNRPEWMVLDVVPVIPPELRPMVQLEGGRFATSDLNDLYRRVINRNNRLKRLLALKAPEIIVRNEKRMLQEAVDALFDNSRRKRTVKGKGNRPLKSISDMLKGKQGRFRQNLLGKRVDYSGRSVIVVGPELKYHEMGLPKKMALELFKPFIMKRLVDLDLAPNIKSAKKKVEAEEKEVFDVLETVVKEHPVMLNRAPTLHRLGIQAFLPVLVEGKAIKLHPLVCHAFNADFDGDQMAIHVPLTPKAQLEVWMLMLSPHNILNPANGHPICGPTQDIVLGIYYLTSELPTEAGVPLKSFANLDEVTYAIDRGVIEYRTKISVLHQGKILETTAGRLIFNTVLPEGYPYVNRALSDKETNRIIAEVYEKYGPAQTVLMLDDIKKLGYRYATIFSPTISIEDIRVSPGKVTLVGDANKEVERADGEYRKGIITNEERKKKVIEIWTKTNDLITDSMFKELEKDKGGYNPVFIMAASGARGSKQQIRQLAGMRGLMAKPSGEIIELAIRSNFREGLSVLEFFISTHGARKGLADTALKTADAGYLTRRLVDISQDVIVAEEDCGTEECITLGTVKEGENVIVSLSDRVFGRYTSEDIVDPVTESVVYPKGSLITREVGQKLENLGYEKIKVRSPLTCEARWGICIKCYGMDMARLTPAEIGEAVGTIAAQSIGQPGTQLTMRTFHIGGAASAKVQEKEHKVGYRAIVNSINGRTLQTTDRGLIFSRRGSIVVQRLIQQFNSSDLTNLRVENGQKVDKGELVATLASGENVTSEAPGTVKIADGLFRILGEEAVVPVKTSTTLNVKVGQITEANQALGEFDPFNEIGVTEIEGIASWVDLEVGKNVRRDEDVKTSNVNYKVIEQRREKLVPRVVVTSGGSKEEYLVPVDAIISIQNGDKVKAGDILFKIPTVAEKTRDITGGLPRVDELFEARRPKDATTLAETDGKIEDNGEIVKEKRVLYIVPDNEELDKVKVTIPIGKQLRVRHGDFVKRGDQLDDGNLDPHDILRVKGVTALQVYLVQEVQEVYRLQGVHINDKHIEVVVRQMMRKVLITDSGDTSFVNQQQVDRFVFMEENRRVIAEGGSPAQCVPILLGLTKASLNTESFFSAASFQETTKVLTDAAIKGKTDNLAGLKENVIIGHMIPAGTGMRKYRDVAVFKETYGDLDRPLEVEEEEIPMAIPEDNEN
- the rpsG gene encoding 30S ribosomal protein S7, yielding MSRRRGKVEPRKIQPDSVYGDANIAKFINCLMLDGKKSVAESLFYDALDLIQKKTGNDPYVTFKEALENVKPQVEVKSRRVGGVTYQVPIEVRPERRLALGIRWLIRYSRDRNEKGMANKLAAEFIEAQKGTGAAIKKKEDIRKMADANKAFSHYRW
- the rpsL gene encoding 30S ribosomal protein S12, with protein sequence MPTISQLIRHGRKKQVNKSKSPALKSSPQRRGVCTKVTTFTPKKPNSALRKVARVRLTTGIEVTAYIPGEGHNLQEHNVVLIRGGRVKDLPGVRYHIIRGTLDTLGIDKRRKSRSKYGTKKPKA